The sequence CGTTCCGCTGCCATGCGATGCGTCATCGTTGGTGACTGGTATCGCTTCGGGCGATTACACCGATCTGTTGCGGTAGTCCATGGCAGGCGTGCCGACTCCGCCAAACCGGGCCGGTGGCGCCAGGTGCGGATACCGGCGGGCCTGATCAGGGTCGCCGCCGTCGGGGACGTTTCGCGGCGGGTAGGCGGGTGCAGGTGGGGTGAGCGCTGGTCGTGGGCGGCGATGGGGGCATCGCCGCGCCCCGGGGAGGGGATTGCGGCGGACCGGTCGGCGCATCCGCTGCTCATCCCGTCCGTCGTCCACCGGGACGGGCGGCGACGGCATCTCGGGGAGGGGAGGGACGTGGACGTGAGGCGGGCGTTGGTTATCGGCGGCGGTGGCGGGGTCGCGGCGCCGTGGGAGGCGGGTCTGGTCGAGGGATTGCGCCGTGCCGGAGTGGATCTCGGCGCGGCCGACGTGTTCGTCGGGACGGGTTGGGGCTCGCAGGTGGCCGCCTGCCTCGCCTCGGGCGTCGATCTGAACGCGGTGATCAAGGACGTCACCGCGGCCTCCGACCGGCTGGGCTGCCCCAGCGCCGATTTCGCCCGGCTGACGGAAGTGGTCACCGCCCTGTCCGACACGTCGATCCCGGGCCGGGAGCGGCGGCGGCGCGTCGGGCGGGTCGCTCGCCGCGCGACGACGCGGGAGAGGGCGTTCCGGCTGGATCCGATCACCGATTGCCTGCCCGTGCGGGACTGGCCCGACCGTCCGCTGGTCCTCATGGCCGTGGACGCCGACACCGGCGAGCGGGTCGCCTGGCGGCGCGGTGGGACGGCGACGCTGCCGCAGGCCGTCCGCGCGTCGGCGAGCTGGCCGAGCGAGCACCCGCCCACCGAGATCGACGGGCACGCCTACATCGACGGCGACACCTACTCCACCACCAACGCCGACCTGGCCGCCGGCTGCGACCGCGTCGTGGTCATGATGCCGCTCCGCCATCTCGTCCCGGCCGACAGACTGGAACGGGAGATCGACCGCCTCGGTGACGCCGAGGTCACCGTGATCGGCCCGGACCCCCCGACGGTCGAGCTGTTCTCCATGGCCCTTTTCGAATCCACCGCCCCCCGGGCCGCCTACGAGGCGGGCATTCGGCAAGCCGCCGACCAAGCCGCCGGGGTCGCCGCCGCGTGGAACGGCTGACCCGCGCGGTTTCGCGCCGGTCCCGGACGGGCGCACATGAGCGCTTCCGTCTACTCGACCACCGACGCCGACCTGGCCGCTGGCGCGGAACGCGTCATGATCCTTGTGTCGAGAGGGAACGTGCGCGAGCTGCTGGACGTCCTGAAACGGGCTAACGTCCCCGAGCACTGCCCAGCAGGCCGGGTGGTAGATCGCGGGGCTGGTGCCGGGCCGTGGAGCGGTTCTCGCCTCCGCGGCCCGGCGGCTCCAGCGCGTTGATCAGCCCAAAGACCATTTCTGGTTGGCGCCCTGGTTGCAGGTGTAGAGCTCCAGCAGCGTCCCGTTGCGGTTACCTGCGGGTTGGTCGCCGCCGGTCACGTCGAGGCACAGCCCGGACTGTGCGCCGGTAATGGTGCCATCGGGGTTGAAGCGCCATTTCTGGTTTGCGCCGCCGTGGCAGTCCCACACGAGAACAGTGGTGCCGGACCGGGTGCCGGGAGCGTCCAGGCATTGCGTGCCGCCGGACAGGCGCAGCTCGCCGGCGGTGGTGAAGGTGGTCGCCTGCCGGCCGCCGCTGCAGTCCGAGATGACGACCTTCGTGCCCGTAGTGCCGTCCCCGGCGTCCAGGCACCGGTTGGAGGAGGCGCCGACCAGCGGACGGGCGGTGCCGACGGTGCTGCCGCTACCGACCGAGACGCGGTACATGACCGTGCCGTGCGCGGGCACGGTGGCGCTGATCGCGCCCGTGGAGCTGGAGACGGCCTTGGTCCACACGTTGAACAGCTTGTAGGAAGGCGCCGATGGCAGCCCGGTCGCGGCCGCGGTGGTCGCGACCGTTACGGCGGTGGTGTTCTCGTTGGTGAGCGTGACCGAGCGGTCGCCGTTGGCCAGTTGCTTGATCATCACCACCTTGCCGTCCGAGCGTGAGATCACCTGCCCCTGCCGTCCCAGCCGGTCCTGGTCGACGGCGATGACGTCGGTGTTCTTCAAGATCGCGAGGGCGGCCGGGGTCGCGGTGCGCAGGTCGCTGCCGATGAGCAGCGGCGCGGCCATCTGCGCCCAGAGGCTGAAGTGGGTGCGGTACTCGGTGTCGGTCATGCCGCCATTGCCGACTTCGAGCATGTCGGGGTCGTTCCAGGCGCCGGGCTTGGCGTAGGACGCGAGCGGCTGGTTCTGGTGCGCGATGGAGATCATGCTGGACCAGCTATCGCCGATGTCGCCGGTGGTACGCCAGGAGTGCCCTACTCCTGCGGCCCACGTCCAGGGCTTGCTCTCGCCCCAGTCGCAGATGCTGTAGAAGATCGGCCGCCCGGTCGCCTTCAGCGCCTTACCCATGGCCCTGTACCGCTTTTGCGCGTCGACACCCTGGTTGTTGCAGTTGTCGTACTTGAGGTAGTCGACGCCCCACGAGGCCCACAGTTGAGCGTCCTTCTGCTCGTACCCGAGACCACCGGGAAAGCCCTGGCTGTCGCAGGTCTTGGTGCCGGCGCTGGAATAGAGGCCGAACTTCAGGCCCTTGGAGTGGACATAGTCGGCGAGCGCTTTGATTCCGTGGGGAAAGCGCACCGGGTCGGCTTGAAGGTTGCCCGCGTTATCGCGCTTGGGCAGCGCCCAGCAGTCATCGAGGTTGACGTACTGATACCCGGCGTCCTTCAGCCTCCCAGAGACCATCAGGTCGGCGATTTCCTTGATCATGGCTTCGTTGAACTGCCTGCCGCACCAGGTCGCATTCCAATTGTTGAACCCCATCTGAGGGGTCTGCGCCAGACTGTCACCCGGCGCCAGGGTCGGCGCGGCGGCTGACGTGCGGGGCGGCTCGGCGGCCTTGGCCGAGGCCATCGTGGCCGGTGTGGGCGTGACGAACGCCGTCAGCGCGCCGATGATCAACGCGCCGCATGATGCTGTGACGCGGCCGGTGAGCCCTCGCTTTGGATGAAACATTCACGACTCCGGGGGGTGGGGATGTGAGGTCGAACTCGAGGAACGGCGCGCCGTTTCAAGGGCCGTTCAGTGCCATCCCAGAGCTGGAGGGCCAGTAGGTGCCGGACGGTCAGTCCTGTGCGGGCGAGGTGGAACGGCCTTTGGTGTGCTTGGGCATGTGTAGTCCTTCTGAGGGGTGAACCATCGTGAAGGTTGAGACTGCGGTCCGGCCGCCGGATTAAAGCCCGCGCGGGATTTTTCTTCCGGTGCCGGAACGGCGGGCGGGGGAGACGGCCGGGCGTATCGGCGAGCGGAAGGTTGTTACCCGGACGCGGGCAGATGCGATGAGCGCGCGTGGAGATCGCATTGCCCGGTGTTCTCAGGCGGGGCGGTCTCGGTGCTCCTGATCACCCGGCCCGTCCGGCGCGGGTCTTTGTGCGAGCCCTGAGGTTGCGGTTCAGGCGATCTTGGGGGTGGCTCGTTCGATGATCGGGGCGAGGTCCAGGCCCGGCGGGAGAGTGCCGTAGGCGTGGCCCCAGTCGCCGCCTAGGCGGGTCGAGCAGAAGGCGTCCGCTACTGCTGGGTGGCCGTGTCTGACCAGCAAGGATGCCTGGAGAACGAGGGCGAACCGCTCGGCGATGCGGCGGGCGCGGAGCTCCGCGGTGGCGACGTCGGTGAGGGAGTCCTTGGCCTGCCGGATGGCGGTGTCGAGGTGTGCGTTGGACCCGCTGGCGAGCTCCACCTCGGTGAAGAACGCTTCGACGGTCTGGGGATCTTTCACCATGGCTCTGAGGAGATCGAGAGCGGCTACGTTTCCCGAGCCCTCCCAAATACCGTTGAGAGGGCTTTCGCGGAAGAGGCGGGGCATTCCGGAGTCTTCCACGTAGCCATTGCCGCCCAGGCACTCCAAAGACTCGGCCGTGTGGGACGGCCAGCGTTTGCAGACCCAGTATTTTCCGACGGCGAGAGCCAGCCGTTTGAAGGCGTCCTCGCGGGTGTCGCCGCGGACGGCGCGGTCGGCGGCGCCGGCCAGGCGGGTCATCAGGACGGTCGCCGCCTCGGACTCGATCGCCAGGTCCGCCAGGACGTTCCGCATCAGCGGCTGGTCGATGAGGTAGGAGCCGAACGCCTTGCGGTGCGCGGCGTGGTGGGCGGCGGTGATGAGGCCCTGGCGCATTCCGGCGGCGGCGCCGATCACGCAGTCCAGGCGGGTCATGTTGACCATTTCGATGATGGTCCGGACGCCGCGTCCCTCATCGCCCACGCGCCATGCCGTCGCGTTCTCGTATTCGATTTCGGACGAGGCGTTGGAGCGGTTGCCCAGCTTGTCCTTCAGGCGCATGAGGCGAAGGGGGTTCGGGGTGCCGTCGGGCAGGACGCGCGGGACGAGAAAGCACGTCAGTCCGCCCGGCGCCTGCGCCAGTGTCAGGAACACGTCGCACATCGGGGCGCTGGTGAACCATTTGTGGCCCACCAGGCGGTACGTTCCGTCGTCCGTTGGGGTCGCGGTGGTCGTGTTGGCGCGGACGTCCGAACCGCCCTGCTTCTCTGTCATCGACATCCCGGCCAGGAGGCCGCGCTTGCCGAGCGGAGCGCGCAGCCCGAAGTCGTAAACAGGCTCGGTCAGCAGCGGTTCGTAGAGCGCGGACAGTTCGGGGGCCTGGCGCAGCGCGGGCACGGCCGCGTACGTCATCGACACCGGACAGCCGTGGCCCGCGTCGACCCGCCAGGCGAAGAACTTCGCGGCGCGGGCGACGTGCGCGCCCGGACGGCCGTCCGCCCACGGCGCGCCGTGCAGGCCGCGGGTGACGGCCACGTTCATCAGTTCGTGCCACGCCGGGTGGAACTCGACCGTGTCGGTGCGGTGGCCGTAGCGGTCGTGCGTGCGCAGGACGGGCGGGTGCTCGTTCGCCAGCCGTCCCCACTCCTGCGCCTGCTCGGTGCCCGCGAGGACGCCCAGCTCGTGGACCTCGCCGGCGGCCCAGCCCGCGCCCTCGCGCTCCAGCCCGGCCAGCAGCGCCGGGTCGTCGGCGAGGTCGTGGCCGACGAGCGGGGGGACCTGGTTGAACACGGTGTGCGTCGTCACGGTCGTACTCCCAGCGATCGGTGGGCGAAGGCGATGAGGGACGGGACGGTCCCGGGCGCGATCGAGCCGGCCGCCAGCGGCGCGACCAGCGCCTCCCCGATGGCCCCGACGAGGGCGGTCGCCGAAAGTGCCGCGTCCTGCTCGGGCAGCTCGCCGGCGGCGATCCCGGCGGCGACGAAACGGGTGAAGACGGCGGCGTAGGCGCGGCGGAACACCAGGCGCTCGGCCTCGACGGCCGGGTCGACGGGCTCGGCGAGCAGCGCGTACGCCAGCCGGGGGTTGCGCAGCGCGCGGCCGGCGAACGTCTCGATGACGGCGGCGGTGCGCGCGGCGGCGGTGGTCTCCAGTTCGGCGGCGCGGGCGACGGCGTCGACCTCGCGCTGCGAGGCCGTCCGGAACACCTCCGCCATGAGGTCGGCCTTGGCGGGGAAGTGCCGGTAGACGCTGCCGGTCGCCATGCCCGCGCGCTCGGCGACCGCGCCGACCGAGCAGCCCCGGTAGCCGTGCTCGGCGACGAGTTCGAGCGCGGCGGCGACGACGCGGTCCCGGGACGCGCTGAGCCGCGCCTGCACGCCGGGCGTCCTCCGATAGGGCACGGGAAGGATTGAACCTCAGTTCATTCTTTCCGGCAACCCCGGCATCCTCCCTAGGGCGCGGCCCCATCTCGTCCGCGCGGCGGATTGCCCGGCGTCCGCGGGGGCATACCTTCGGAATCATGAGCACGCCCACCCCGCAGCACGGCCCGGTCCCCTCGCGCGACGGGACGGCGCCGGTCCGCGCGTCCGGCGCCGAGCGCGCGGCCGTCGTGGAGCGGCTCCGCGTCGCGTCGGTCGAGGGGCGGCTGACCTTCCAGGAGCTGACCGACCGCACGGCCGCGGCCTACGCGGCGCGCACGCGCGGTGAGCTGGAAGGCGTCACCGGCGACCTGCCCGCGCTCGGCGCGCCCGGCGCCGCGCCCGCGCCCCGCCAGGTGGTGCGGCGGTTCACCGCGATCATGGGCGACTGCGACGCGCGGCCCGCCGGGCGCATCGACCAGGACCTTGAAGCCCTGGCCGTCCTCGGCGACGTCGTGCTCGACCTGCGCGCCGCGCAGGTGCCGAGCGGCGAGGTCGCGGTCAGCGCGACGGCCGTCCTCGGCGACGTGCGGATCATCGTTCCGGACGGCGTGCGCGTCGAGATGACCGGCCGCGCCGTCCTCGGGGACCGGCGGGTGCTCGTCGGCGACCAGGAGCCGGACCGCCGCCTGCCGGTGGTGCGGGTGCGCGCGAACTCCATCCTCGGCGACGTGCGGATCGTCGCGGGGGACCGGCAGGACGCGCGGCGCCGTCCGGTGTCGGAGCCCCGCGCCGCCGACTGACGGCCACTTGTATCATCCGCTGCTGCCAAATCAGCGTTGCTGATCTGTATCCGGCGTCGTATCGGGCCCTCCCCGGGTGCGGTCATGATGGCCTCCCACGAGTACAAGTAAGTACTTATGAGAGGAACCGCCCCCATGCCCTCCTGGAGCCACGCGCGCCCGAAGACCGCCCTGACGGCGGTCGCCGCGTTCGCCGCGCTGACGTCCGTCACCGCCGTCACGAGCCCGGCGCACGCCGACAGCAACCCCTTCCAGCGCGGTCCCGCGCCCACCGAGGCGAGCGTGAGCGCGCAGAAGGGCCCGTTCGCGACCGCGCAGGTCAACGTCCCCGCCGGCAGCGGCGACGGCTTCAACGACGGGACGATCTACTACCCGACCGACACGAGCCAGGGCACGTTCGGCGCGATCGCCGTGATGCCGGGCTTCCTGTCCCCGCAGGACTGGATCCGCTGGTACGGGCCGCTGCTGGCGTCCCAGGGCTTCGTCGTGATGACGCTCGACAGCAAGGGCTTCGTCGACTCGCCGAGCTCCCGCGGCGACCAGTTGCTCGCCGCGCTGGACTACCTGACGACCAAGAGCAAGGTCGTGGACCGCATCGACACGAGCCGCCTCGGCGTCGTCGGCTGGTCGATGGGCGGCGGCGGCGCGCTGGAGTCGTCCTACGACCGGCCGTCGCTGAAGGCCGACGTCGCGCTCGCGCCCTGGCACGTCGGCCTGGAGCAGAGCAAGATCACCGTCCCCAGCATGATCATCGCGGACGACGGCGACTGGCTGGCGCCGACCGGCTCGTTCGCCAAGCCGTTCTACAACGGCATTCCCGACACCACGAACAAGGCGCTCATCGAGCTGAAGAACGCCAACCACTTCACGTTCACGGGCTACAACAAGAACATCGCCAAGTACGCGGTGTCGTGGCTGAAGCGGTTCGTGGACAACGACAACCGCTACGACCAGTTCCTCTGCCCGAAGCCGGCGACGAACAACGAGATCTCCCAGTCCGAGGCGACCTGCCCGCTGCACTGATCCCCGCCGACGGCGGTGCCGCCCGGGCGGCACCGCCGTCGCCGGTCAGGCGCCGGTCAGCGCGCGTTGCGGGCCGTGCGGGCGCCGAGCCAGGCGGCGTACAGGGCCGTCCCGGCCAGGCCGGCGCGGCGCGTCCGCCGGGCGGTCAGCGCGAGGCCGAGCGCGATCTCCGTCGCGCCGTTGCGCTGGATCCAGGCCCGCGTGTTCTCCGGGAAGGCGATCCGGGTGACGGGCGCGAACGCCCGCGGCGCCGCGAAGTGGGCGGCGCCGGTGGCGGCCAGGACGAGTCCGGCGGTGCGCAGAAGGGCCATGACGTGGTTCCTTTCGGGAGGGCGGACCGACGCTAGCCCCGCATTGGACGATCGGTCAATACCGGCTCAGCGCGAGTCGTCGTCCCGTTCGGCGCGCTCCACGCCCTCCTCATCGGGCCGCAGCGAGGCCCGCCAGTCGTCGCGCGCGTCCGCCCACTCGGTCTCCACGCCGGGCACGCCGGTCCCGCTGGTGCCGGGCGTCCCCGCGCCGGGCACCGTCCGGCCGCGCCAGTCCGACCCCCGGGTGACGGGGGCGTAGCACTCGTCGTCGGTCTCCCGGGGCGCGTGCCCGGGGTCGTCGCGTTCGCTCATGGGCGGGCGCCTACCCGCTCCGGCACGTCCGTCACACGGCCCGCGCGGGCGCCGCCTGCGCCCGTGCCGCCGCGTACCGGGCGACGATCAGCTCCGCGATCTCCGGGGCCGCGCCGAGGACGGGCGACACCGCGTCCGCGCCCGCCTCCCGCCGCACCCGGTCGGCGAAGTGTCCTGGTGCGAGGAAGCACGACGCCACCGCCACGCGCCGCGCGCCGGACGCCCGCAGCGCCGCCACCGCCGCGTCCGGCCGGATCCCGGTCCCCGACGCGAACGCCGCGACGGCCGTGCGTCCCGGCCACCCCCGGGCCAATG comes from Actinomadura rubteroloni and encodes:
- a CDS encoding patatin-like phospholipase family protein; this encodes MDVRRALVIGGGGGVAAPWEAGLVEGLRRAGVDLGAADVFVGTGWGSQVAACLASGVDLNAVIKDVTAASDRLGCPSADFARLTEVVTALSDTSIPGRERRRRVGRVARRATTRERAFRLDPITDCLPVRDWPDRPLVLMAVDADTGERVAWRRGGTATLPQAVRASASWPSEHPPTEIDGHAYIDGDTYSTTNADLAAGCDRVVVMMPLRHLVPADRLEREIDRLGDAEVTVIGPDPPTVELFSMALFESTAPRAAYEAGIRQAADQAAGVAAAWNG
- a CDS encoding glycoside hydrolase family 27 protein, whose translation is MIIGALTAFVTPTPATMASAKAAEPPRTSAAAPTLAPGDSLAQTPQMGFNNWNATWCGRQFNEAMIKEIADLMVSGRLKDAGYQYVNLDDCWALPKRDNAGNLQADPVRFPHGIKALADYVHSKGLKFGLYSSAGTKTCDSQGFPGGLGYEQKDAQLWASWGVDYLKYDNCNNQGVDAQKRYRAMGKALKATGRPIFYSICDWGESKPWTWAAGVGHSWRTTGDIGDSWSSMISIAHQNQPLASYAKPGAWNDPDMLEVGNGGMTDTEYRTHFSLWAQMAAPLLIGSDLRTATPAALAILKNTDVIAVDQDRLGRQGQVISRSDGKVVMIKQLANGDRSVTLTNENTTAVTVATTAAATGLPSAPSYKLFNVWTKAVSSSTGAISATVPAHGTVMYRVSVGSGSTVGTARPLVGASSNRCLDAGDGTTGTKVVISDCSGGRQATTFTTAGELRLSGGTQCLDAPGTRSGTTVLVWDCHGGANQKWRFNPDGTITGAQSGLCLDVTGGDQPAGNRNGTLLELYTCNQGANQKWSLG
- a CDS encoding acyl-CoA dehydrogenase family protein, translating into MTTHTVFNQVPPLVGHDLADDPALLAGLEREGAGWAAGEVHELGVLAGTEQAQEWGRLANEHPPVLRTHDRYGHRTDTVEFHPAWHELMNVAVTRGLHGAPWADGRPGAHVARAAKFFAWRVDAGHGCPVSMTYAAVPALRQAPELSALYEPLLTEPVYDFGLRAPLGKRGLLAGMSMTEKQGGSDVRANTTTATPTDDGTYRLVGHKWFTSAPMCDVFLTLAQAPGGLTCFLVPRVLPDGTPNPLRLMRLKDKLGNRSNASSEIEYENATAWRVGDEGRGVRTIIEMVNMTRLDCVIGAAAGMRQGLITAAHHAAHRKAFGSYLIDQPLMRNVLADLAIESEAATVLMTRLAGAADRAVRGDTREDAFKRLALAVGKYWVCKRWPSHTAESLECLGGNGYVEDSGMPRLFRESPLNGIWEGSGNVAALDLLRAMVKDPQTVEAFFTEVELASGSNAHLDTAIRQAKDSLTDVATAELRARRIAERFALVLQASLLVRHGHPAVADAFCSTRLGGDWGHAYGTLPPGLDLAPIIERATPKIA
- a CDS encoding TetR/AcrR family transcriptional regulator, with the translated sequence MPYRRTPGVQARLSASRDRVVAAALELVAEHGYRGCSVGAVAERAGMATGSVYRHFPAKADLMAEVFRTASQREVDAVARAAELETTAAARTAAVIETFAGRALRNPRLAYALLAEPVDPAVEAERLVFRRAYAAVFTRFVAAGIAAGELPEQDAALSATALVGAIGEALVAPLAAGSIAPGTVPSLIAFAHRSLGVRP
- a CDS encoding DUF1707 domain-containing protein — its product is MSTPTPQHGPVPSRDGTAPVRASGAERAAVVERLRVASVEGRLTFQELTDRTAAAYAARTRGELEGVTGDLPALGAPGAAPAPRQVVRRFTAIMGDCDARPAGRIDQDLEALAVLGDVVLDLRAAQVPSGEVAVSATAVLGDVRIIVPDGVRVEMTGRAVLGDRRVLVGDQEPDRRLPVVRVRANSILGDVRIVAGDRQDARRRPVSEPRAAD
- a CDS encoding alpha/beta hydrolase family protein; this translates as MPSWSHARPKTALTAVAAFAALTSVTAVTSPAHADSNPFQRGPAPTEASVSAQKGPFATAQVNVPAGSGDGFNDGTIYYPTDTSQGTFGAIAVMPGFLSPQDWIRWYGPLLASQGFVVMTLDSKGFVDSPSSRGDQLLAALDYLTTKSKVVDRIDTSRLGVVGWSMGGGGALESSYDRPSLKADVALAPWHVGLEQSKITVPSMIIADDGDWLAPTGSFAKPFYNGIPDTTNKALIELKNANHFTFTGYNKNIAKYAVSWLKRFVDNDNRYDQFLCPKPATNNEISQSEATCPLH